From Candidatus Dormiibacterota bacterium:
GAAATCGCCGGCCGCGTGCCGGAGCAGGGTGATCAGCTCGGTGAGACGCGCGATCTCCTCCGGCTCGAGGCCGCGCAGGCCGAAGTCGCCGCCCATCAGCTCGGCGGTGGCGCGCTCCACCCGGGCCCGGCCGGCCTCGGTGATCTCCACCAGGGTGGTGCGGCGGTCGGTCGGGTGGGCGACCCGTCGCACCAGCTGGTCCTGCTCGAGGCGGTCGACGGCGTTGGTGACGCTGGTGGGATGGACCATGAGACGCTCGCCCATCTTGCTCATCGGCAGCGAGCCGTGCCGGCTGAACATC
This genomic window contains:
- a CDS encoding MarR family transcriptional regulator; this translates as MAAVTSIMRAQQILLGEIDAILRPFGLSFARYEALVLLMFSRHGSLPMSKMGERLMVHPTSVTNAVDRLEQDQLVRRVAHPTDRRTTLVEITEAGRARVERATAELMGGDFGLRGLEPEEIARLTELITLLRHAAGDFT